A window of the Cannabis sativa cultivar Pink pepper isolate KNU-18-1 chromosome X, ASM2916894v1, whole genome shotgun sequence genome harbors these coding sequences:
- the LOC133031682 gene encoding CBL-interacting serine/threonine-protein kinase 5-like, with protein MEEERHVLFGKYEMGRLLGKGTFAKVYYGKEMASGESVAIKVIKKEQVKREGMMDQIQREISVMRMVRHPNVVQLREVMATKTKIFFVMEYVRGGELFAKVARGKLREDQARRYFQQLISAVDFCHSRGVSHRDLKPENLLLDDNGDLKISDFGLSALPEQLRNDGLLHTQCGTPAYVAPEVLRKKGYDGPKADIWSCGVVLFVLLAGFLPFQDENIMKMYRKIFRGEFECPPWFTAESKRLVFKLLVPDPNRRITIPGIMRVPWFYKGFTRSVSFSNSTRTESTLVSESEEEEEDWVNKTTSSSSSSSSPKFFNAFEFISSMSSGFDLSSLFENKRKTGSMFTSKCSATTIMAKLEFVAKGLSFKVAKLKDFQIRLQGASEGRKGKLSVTAEVFEVAPEVSVVEFSKSSGDTLEYDKFCDEDVRPALKDIVWTWQGDHIDNNDYNKKQAITI; from the coding sequence ATGGAAGAAGAAAGACATGTGTTGTTCGGAAAATACGAGATGGGAAGATTATTGGGTAAAGGAACCTTCGCTAAGGTTTACTACGGGAAAGAAATGGCGAGCGGTGAAAGTGTAGCGATTAAAGTAATTAAAAAGGAACAAGTTAAGAGAGAAGGTATGATGGATCAGATCCAAAGAGAAATCTCTGTTATGCGTATGGTTCGTCATCCAAATGTTGTTCAACTCAGAGAAGTTATGGCTACAAAGACTAAGATCTTCTTCGTTATGGAATACGTTCGTGGTGGTGAACTCTTCGCTAAAGTCGCCAGAGGAAAGCTCAGAGAAGATCAAGCCCGTCGATATTTTCAGCAATTGATCTCAGCCGTTGATTTCTGTCACAGCAGAGGTGTATCCCATCGAGATTTGAAACCTGAGAATTTGCTCTTGGACGATAATGGAGATCTCAAGATCTCTGATTTCGGACTCTCTGCTTTGCCGGAACAGCTCCGAAACGATGGGTTACTTCACACACAGTGTGGGACCCCTGCTTACGTGGCACCCGAAGTACTCCGGAAAAAGGGCTACGATGGTCCCAAGGCTGATATTTGGTCTTGTGGGGTTGTTCTATTCGTTCTTCTCGCTGGGTTTCTTCCTTTTCAAGATGAGAACATCATGAAGATGTATCGGAAGATTTTCAGGGGAGAATTTGAATGTCCGCCATGGTTTACGGCCGAGTCAAAGCGGTTGGTGTTCAAACTGTTGGTGCCCGACCCGAATAGAAGGATAACTATTCCGGGTATTATGCGGGTCCCGTGGTTCTATAAAGGATTTACCCGATCCGTTTCGTTCTCTAATTCGACCCGAACAGAGTCCACTCTggtttctgaatcagaagaagaagaagaagattgggTTAATAAAACGACGTCGTCTTCCTCGTCATCTTCTTCACCAAAATTCTTCAACGCGTTCGAGTTTATTTCATCGATGTCTTCGGGTTTCGACCTTTCGAGCTTGTTTGAGAACAAGAGGAAAACAGGGTCGATGTTCACGTCAAAGTGTTCCGCGACTACAATAATGGCGAAGCTTGAGTTTGTGGCTAAAGGTTTGAGCTTTAAGGTTGCTAAGCTTAAAGATTTCCAGATAAGGTTGCAGGGAGCTTCAGAGGGAAGAAAAGGTAAGCTTTCTGTGACAGCTGAGGTTTTTGAAGTGGCGCCGGAAGTCTCAGTGGTTGAGTTCTCGAAATCGTCCGGCGATACTTTGGAGTACGATAAGTTTTGTGATGAAGACGTTAGACCGGCGTTGAAAGACATTGTTTGGACTTGGCAAGGTGACCATATCGACAACaatgattataataaaaaacaagctataactatataa